The region AGCTGATTTTGGTAAATTTCACAGGCACCAAGATCTTGCCGTTTCTATCGGCAACTCCCCAGTTTAATCCATCCAGCGCAATTAAAACAAGCCCGCTCTTATGTAAAAAGACATATTCGTAAATCGCAGGGATTATAAACTCGCCATTTTTATCAATCAGTCCGTGCTTGCAAATCTTATCGCAACCATCAACCACTACGGCGACTTCATCGCTAAATTCATAAGCCAAATCATATCTAGGTGAGATAATCTCAAAGCCGTTTTTATCGGCGTAGCCAAATTTTCCGCCTGACTCAAATGGCGAAATTTCAGAAGCCATAACAAAAGCGGCTAAAATCAAAAACGCAAAATAAGCTTTAAATTTCATCTGTCAATGCGCTTTACTATGCCCCATTTACCGTCTTTTTGGGCTGCAAAAATATCCGCTTGTATGTGATATGCCATATCATAAATTATCGGCAAAACTATCTTGTTATTTTTGTCTATAAAGCCCTGTTTGCCGGATTTTTTAACCCAAGTGATCTCGTCTTTAAAATTTGCGATAGCTTCGTATTCAAGCGGGATTATAAATTTGAAATTTTTATCCACTACGCCGTATTTACCGCTTTTTGCAACTACGGCTAAACCGTCTTTAAAGATATCGGCATCATCAAATTCAAAATCCATGACAAATTTCCCGCTCATATCCGTAAAGCCAAATTTACGGCTTGCAACTACGCCGTTTAAGTGCCTTTTGTATTTTTGGACCATGACAAAATTTTCGCCCGATATCGTTGCGTTATCAAATTTTAAAGGCACAACTTCCTTTCCGCTAGTATCGATAACACCCCATTTTTCGCCTTTGCTAACTTCGGCAAAGCCGTTTTTAAAATCCGCGGCGGTGTCGTAAATTTTATCTATCACGAGCTTGCCTGTTTTATCTATATAGCCTTGCTTGCGAAAGCCGACTCTGGCAAGTCCGTCGTTAAAAGCGCCGGTTAAATAATCTCCCTGCAAGACTACGTTTAAATTCTCATCTATAAATTTCGCCCTCTCCTCGCCACGCTTTCTAGCTATGAAAAGTCCGCTTTTATCAACGACAATATGCTCTTCGTATTCTACGGGCAAAACAATCTTGCCGGAAGTGTTTATAAGACCCGCTTTTCTATCTTTATACTCAAAAATTTTGGCGAATTTATCATCTATCCAATAAGCTTGATCGTATATTATAGGCGTTACGACTTTTCCGTTTTTGTCTATAAAACCGTATTTGCCGTCTTTTGACACTTTTGCGATGCCGTTATTAAACAAAAAGCCGCTAACGCCTTTATTTAAAAGAAAAACAGGCTCATACTCTATGGCGATTACGACCTTGCCTCTCTTATCGATGAAGCCGTATTTTGCGGCGCTATCTGTTATCTTGGCAACTATGGCAAGCCCCTCTTTGAATTGGGAAAGATAGTCGTAAACAAACGGCAAAATTTCCCTTCCCTCTAAATCTATAACGCCGTATTTGCCGTCTTTTTTAACGCTTATCAACCCTTCTGCGGAAAAAG is a window of Campylobacter sp. CCUG 57310 DNA encoding:
- a CDS encoding WG repeat-containing protein; its protein translation is MKFIIAGIASMGLFVQAAETEKIIAPFIYDELSFSAEGLISVKKDGKYGVIDLEGREILPFVYDYLSQFKEGLAIVAKITDSAAKYGFIDKRGKVVIAIEYEPVFLLNKGVSGFLFNNGIAKVSKDGKYGFIDKNGKVVTPIIYDQAYWIDDKFAKIFEYKDRKAGLINTSGKIVLPVEYEEHIVVDKSGLFIARKRGEERAKFIDENLNVVLQGDYLTGAFNDGLARVGFRKQGYIDKTGKLVIDKIYDTAADFKNGFAEVSKGEKWGVIDTSGKEVVPLKFDNATISGENFVMVQKYKRHLNGVVASRKFGFTDMSGKFVMDFEFDDADIFKDGLAVVAKSGKYGVVDKNFKFIIPLEYEAIANFKDEITWVKKSGKQGFIDKNNKIVLPIIYDMAYHIQADIFAAQKDGKWGIVKRIDR
- a CDS encoding TonB family protein; protein product: MKFKAYFAFLILAAFVMASEISPFESGGKFGYADKNGFEIISPRYDLAYEFSDEVAVVVDGCDKICKHGLIDKNGEFIIPAIYEYVFLHKSGLVLIALDGLNWGVADRNGKILVPVKFTKISFLSSGEIEAQKGKATAFFSQNGEFLSGDIDDSDDSIASIISRYATYPNEALELGISGKVVVQFTLTPHGQIKDIKIKNSSGHKILDDAAIKTIKEISAKFPKPSRDTQIIAPISYKVSG